The following are encoded together in the Pseudomonas maumuensis genome:
- the sbnA gene encoding 2,3-diaminopropionate biosynthesis protein SbnA, producing the protein MIYQHAYDIVLDEVFLELDELTPGSSFFLKIEGLNPAGSLKLKTAVNLINDAERRGVLEPGGHFIESSSGNLGIALAVVAASRGYHFTCVTDPNALRHSTDIIRALGAELVMVDWRDANGGFLASRIDYIRQRVEREPGLLWLNQYANPANPEAHTNHTARSLHRALGPLDYLFVPAGTTGTLMGCVAYFEQYSPQTRIIAVDALGSVTFGAPPGPRFIPGVGTSRRPEIFQPGSVWKEVLIAEEDAIRCCRWLARDHGLLAGGSTGSVIAAVQQLAPQLDSGSRIAALSPDIGERYIQTIFRDEWVAQHFDLGRIEAQARPAVQTPAIEETADAFVLHH; encoded by the coding sequence ATGATTTACCAACATGCCTATGACATTGTGCTGGATGAAGTATTTCTTGAACTTGACGAACTCACGCCTGGCAGTTCGTTCTTTCTCAAGATCGAGGGACTCAACCCTGCGGGGTCGCTCAAACTCAAGACAGCGGTCAACCTGATCAATGATGCCGAGCGGCGTGGCGTGCTTGAGCCAGGTGGGCACTTCATCGAGTCATCGTCCGGTAACCTGGGTATCGCCCTGGCCGTGGTGGCGGCCAGTCGTGGCTACCACTTCACCTGCGTCACCGACCCCAACGCCTTGCGGCACAGCACCGATATCATTCGCGCCTTGGGGGCTGAGCTGGTGATGGTGGACTGGCGCGATGCCAACGGTGGTTTCCTGGCCAGTCGCATCGACTACATCCGCCAGCGGGTCGAGCGTGAGCCGGGACTGCTATGGCTCAATCAGTACGCCAATCCGGCCAACCCCGAGGCCCACACCAACCATACCGCCCGCTCGCTGCATCGAGCCCTGGGGCCTCTGGATTATCTGTTCGTCCCTGCAGGCACCACCGGCACGTTGATGGGGTGTGTCGCCTACTTCGAGCAGTACTCGCCGCAGACCCGCATCATCGCAGTCGATGCCCTCGGCTCTGTGACCTTCGGCGCGCCACCAGGCCCCCGCTTCATTCCGGGCGTCGGCACCAGTCGTCGTCCGGAAATCTTCCAACCCGGTTCGGTGTGGAAGGAGGTGCTGATCGCCGAAGAAGACGCCATCCGTTGCTGCCGCTGGCTGGCCCGCGACCATGGTCTGCTGGCCGGTGGCTCTACCGGCTCGGTCATCGCTGCCGTGCAGCAACTGGCTCCGCAGCTCGACTCCGGCTCGCGTATTGCCGCGCTGTCGCCAGATATCGGTGAACGCTACATCCAGACCATCTTCCGCGACGAATGGGTCGCCCAGCATTTCGACCTGGGTCGTATCGAGGCCCAAGCCCGCCCTGCCGTTCAAACACCTGCAATCGAGGAAACCGCTGATGCCTTCGTTCTACATCATTGA
- a CDS encoding CoF synthetase has protein sequence MTTDIALTDTEKLAVARLASQYAELFPWYKQRLVGLAGQIHSLEQLPLIDEATLIDHYYTASHDQLPGSSAYLTSGTATGARKKILYAVDDDEAYLAQRRELFAGFLRDLPAGAVAVADLGTGHAAASARRIFQDLQYQAHDIDFSRPIEEHIEALNRWQPDVLFTMPMILDRLTRAEQTLDIRPRKIIVVGDVAPIAWRREVAARFGIDTDDVLDILGSIEIGAIAYHCAETGLYHFHDHILPEVLSLDVLFPYSHAQPSPAGSGILLLTSLTRRYFPALRFVTNDVISGLRVIEWQGRRTYAFDRIEGRHGGEIKHGERISSHDLCAAVAQVFPGAPFEVRNDGQLDIRVVVPQVTASQQEQVRALLAEAAPDVAQMLASGLVQPITVTAIGLTDLKSTNAKRRFNLKGV, from the coding sequence ATGACCACCGACATTGCGCTCACCGACACCGAAAAACTGGCGGTCGCCCGCCTGGCCAGCCAGTACGCTGAACTGTTCCCCTGGTACAAGCAACGCCTGGTCGGCCTGGCCGGCCAGATTCACAGCCTCGAGCAGTTGCCGCTGATCGACGAGGCCACGTTGATCGACCATTACTACACCGCCAGCCATGACCAGTTGCCGGGCAGCTCGGCCTACCTCACCTCCGGTACCGCCACTGGGGCACGCAAGAAGATTCTCTACGCGGTGGATGACGACGAGGCCTATCTGGCGCAGCGCCGCGAGCTGTTTGCTGGCTTCCTCCGCGATCTCCCTGCGGGGGCGGTGGCCGTGGCCGATCTGGGTACCGGGCATGCCGCGGCGTCTGCCCGGCGAATCTTCCAGGACCTGCAGTACCAGGCTCACGACATCGACTTCTCGCGTCCGATCGAGGAGCACATCGAGGCCCTCAATCGCTGGCAGCCAGATGTGTTGTTCACCATGCCAATGATCCTTGATCGCCTGACCCGGGCCGAACAGACCCTCGACATCCGGCCTAGGAAGATCATCGTGGTAGGGGATGTCGCGCCCATTGCCTGGCGTCGCGAGGTGGCAGCGCGCTTCGGCATCGACACCGACGACGTACTCGACATCCTCGGCTCGATCGAAATTGGCGCTATTGCCTATCACTGCGCCGAGACCGGCTTGTACCACTTCCACGACCACATTCTGCCCGAAGTGCTGAGCCTGGATGTGTTGTTCCCCTATAGCCATGCACAACCCAGCCCGGCCGGCAGCGGCATTCTGTTGCTGACTTCGTTGACGCGCCGCTATTTCCCTGCACTGCGTTTCGTCACCAACGATGTCATCAGTGGGTTGCGGGTCATCGAGTGGCAAGGGCGACGCACCTACGCCTTTGATCGCATCGAAGGTCGCCATGGTGGCGAGATCAAGCATGGTGAGCGGATCAGCAGTCATGACCTTTGCGCGGCTGTTGCCCAGGTATTCCCGGGGGCACCGTTCGAGGTGCGCAACGATGGCCAGCTGGATATCCGGGTAGTAGTGCCGCAGGTCACGGCAAGCCAGCAGGAGCAGGTGCGCGCGCTGTTGGCCGAGGCGGCGCCGGACGTCGCCCAGATGCTTGCTTCCGGGCTGGTCCAGCCGATCACTGTCACCGCCATCGGGCTGACTGACTTGAAGTCCACCAACGCCAAGCGGCGCTTCAACCTGAAAGGGGTCTGA
- the asnB gene encoding asparagine synthase (glutamine-hydrolyzing), protein MCAIAGEVTLAPTALSAHFVRAACARMLHRGPDEAGFFNSPQASLGMRRLKVIGLNGGSQPSRSLDGDVVCVFNGEIYNHKRLRQVLAERGRVVEGSSDAHVIPALYQEFGLDFVHQLEGMFAIALYDTVNTRLHLFTDRAGKKPIFYSQVGSGLAFASELPALMAHPDIDRAIDPLAIDQYLSYRVVPAPHTIYAQARKLEPGSRLSFTPGQAPQIERYWHADFSRTDDSIGMQEAVDGVEQRLLAAVEDRLEAEVPLGAMLSGGLDSSLVVAMAKRLRPQPLHTFSVGFQQDAFDESPFARRVSRFCGTEHHEYQISADDVRVAVDAILTHMGEPFAFPSAIASYYMYRLARREVTVVLTGDGSDEIFAGYNRYKITTQLPALKLSDQKKVDLQGLAQANGSLAEQYQAVLIDGVRQGIKHSLYSQAFAQRLPEPAPFNYLRERLAASEGQPHLLNRLMQMDYGFWLPDAQLVKIDRMAMAHSVEPRSPMLDQRVVDYVTRLAPGLKLQDGNEKAVLKKVAARGYLPDDIIHRRKQELAVPLEHWLATHLREDIQATLTSEQALSRGYFDADRLRAMVAAFQPDHTYALWTLYMLERWHQLAEQGFDRPVRHSEWEQLPPTGSRHATESLSHSL, encoded by the coding sequence ATGTGCGCAATCGCAGGAGAAGTAACCCTTGCACCGACGGCCCTGTCCGCGCACTTCGTGCGTGCGGCCTGCGCCCGGATGCTCCATCGCGGGCCGGATGAGGCGGGCTTTTTCAACAGCCCACAGGCCAGTCTGGGCATGCGCCGCCTCAAGGTAATCGGCCTGAACGGCGGCTCACAACCCAGTCGTAGCCTGGATGGTGATGTGGTCTGCGTGTTCAACGGCGAGATCTACAACCACAAGCGCTTGCGCCAGGTGCTGGCTGAGCGAGGTCGCGTAGTCGAGGGCAGCAGCGATGCCCATGTCATCCCGGCGTTGTACCAGGAGTTCGGCTTGGACTTTGTCCATCAGCTGGAGGGCATGTTCGCCATTGCCCTGTACGACACGGTCAATACTCGCCTGCATCTGTTCACGGACCGCGCCGGAAAGAAACCGATATTCTACAGCCAGGTCGGCAGCGGCCTGGCCTTCGCCTCGGAGTTGCCAGCGCTGATGGCGCATCCGGACATCGATCGTGCTATCGATCCGTTGGCCATCGATCAGTATCTGAGCTATCGCGTGGTGCCGGCCCCTCACACCATCTATGCCCAGGCCCGTAAGCTGGAGCCTGGTTCGCGGCTGAGTTTCACTCCAGGCCAGGCACCGCAGATCGAGCGTTACTGGCATGCGGACTTCTCGCGTACCGATGACAGCATCGGCATGCAGGAGGCAGTCGACGGTGTCGAGCAACGGCTGCTGGCGGCGGTCGAGGATCGGCTGGAGGCCGAGGTGCCGCTCGGTGCGATGCTCAGTGGCGGACTGGACTCCAGCTTGGTGGTGGCCATGGCCAAGCGCCTGCGCCCGCAGCCCCTGCACACGTTCTCGGTCGGCTTCCAGCAGGATGCCTTCGACGAATCGCCATTCGCTCGGCGGGTCTCGCGCTTTTGCGGTACCGAGCATCACGAATACCAGATCAGCGCGGATGATGTGCGCGTGGCGGTCGATGCAATCCTGACCCACATGGGGGAACCGTTTGCATTCCCCTCGGCGATCGCCAGTTACTACATGTACCGCTTGGCCCGACGCGAGGTCACAGTGGTCCTGACCGGAGACGGATCCGACGAAATATTCGCCGGCTACAACCGCTACAAGATCACTACCCAACTGCCAGCCCTGAAATTGTCCGATCAGAAGAAGGTCGACCTGCAAGGCCTGGCCCAAGCCAACGGAAGCCTGGCCGAGCAGTACCAGGCAGTGTTGATCGATGGCGTGCGACAAGGCATCAAGCATTCGTTGTATAGCCAGGCATTCGCCCAGCGCTTGCCAGAACCGGCGCCCTTCAACTACCTGCGTGAACGCCTGGCCGCAAGTGAGGGTCAGCCACACCTGCTCAATCGACTGATGCAGATGGACTATGGCTTCTGGTTGCCTGATGCCCAGTTGGTCAAGATCGATCGTATGGCCATGGCCCATTCGGTGGAGCCGCGCAGCCCGATGCTCGACCAGCGCGTGGTGGACTACGTGACCCGCCTGGCCCCGGGCCTGAAGCTGCAGGACGGCAACGAGAAGGCCGTGCTCAAGAAAGTTGCGGCGCGAGGCTATCTGCCCGATGACATCATTCATCGGCGCAAGCAGGAACTGGCCGTGCCCCTGGAGCATTGGCTGGCTACGCACCTGCGTGAAGATATCCAGGCGACCCTGACCAGTGAGCAGGCCCTGTCGCGCGGTTACTTCGATGCCGACCGCCTGCGGGCCATGGTCGCCGCCTTCCAGCCTGACCACACCTATGCGTTGTGGACCCTCTACATGCTCGAACGCTGGCACCAACTGGCCGAGCAGGGCTTTGATCGCCCGGTGCGCCACAGCGAGTGGGAACAGTTGCCCCCGACCGGCAGCCGCCACGCCACCGAGTCCCTGAGCCACAGTCTCTGA
- the ligA gene encoding NAD-dependent DNA ligase LigA, whose product MNAESRIHELRAELDQHNYRYYVLDEPSVPDAEYDRLFNELKALEAEHPHLVTPDSPTQRVGGAALAAFSQVRHEIPMLSLGNAFEEDDLRDFGRRVVEGLDLPGGDQAAVDYSCEPKLDGLAVSLLYRDGQLVQGATRGDGTTGEDISANVRTVRNIPLKLQGEGWPAVLEVRGEVYMSKAGFDRLNAAQAEAGGKTFANPRNAAAGSLRQLDSKITASRPLEFCCYGVGQVSEPFGDSHIGILEKLKTWGLPISRELRHAAGIEECLAYYRDIGARRNSLPYEIDGVVFKVNALASQRELGFRAREPRWAIAHKFPAMEELTEVLDVEFQVGRTGAVTPVARLKPVKVAGVTVSNATLHNMDEIARLGLRIGDTVIIRRAGDVIPQVMQVVLERRPEGARAVQVPSQCPVCGSQVERTQLVKRSKGKETTSEGAVYRCVGRLSCAAQLKQAIIHYVSRRAMDIDGLGEKSVEQLVDENLIRSPADLYKLEFEQVVALEGFAEVSSRKLLEAIEASKRPSLARFIYALGIPDVGEETAKVLARSLGSLARVQVALPQVLTYLPDIGLEVAYEIHNFFEDEHNRAVIKQLLDSGMQLQDEGELGAEFAASTTLAGMLAKLDIPSVGPTGAEKLVDKLCTLDKIIAADGIDLRQALNTKAADGVREFFKVEANQQLARAIQAQLLEFGMHWSCEKKSAEGLPLAGQTWVLTGTLERMSRDIAKDKLESLGAKVAGSVSGKTHCVVAGPGAGSKLAKASELGVAVMDEEAFVGFLAERGISV is encoded by the coding sequence ATGAACGCCGAATCCCGAATCCACGAACTGCGCGCCGAACTCGACCAGCACAACTACCGCTACTACGTGCTCGACGAACCCAGCGTGCCCGATGCCGAATACGACCGCCTGTTCAACGAGCTCAAGGCGCTGGAAGCCGAGCACCCGCACCTGGTGACGCCGGATTCGCCGACCCAGCGCGTCGGCGGCGCGGCGCTGGCGGCCTTCAGCCAGGTGCGTCACGAGATACCGATGCTCAGCCTGGGCAACGCCTTCGAGGAAGACGACCTGCGTGACTTCGGTCGCCGCGTGGTCGAAGGCCTGGATTTGCCGGGCGGCGATCAGGCGGCCGTGGACTACAGCTGCGAGCCCAAGCTCGACGGCCTGGCGGTGAGCCTGCTGTACCGCGACGGCCAGCTGGTACAGGGCGCCACCCGTGGCGACGGCACTACCGGTGAGGACATCAGCGCCAACGTGCGCACCGTGCGCAACATCCCGCTCAAGCTGCAGGGCGAGGGCTGGCCGGCGGTGCTGGAAGTGCGTGGCGAGGTGTACATGAGCAAGGCCGGTTTCGACCGCCTCAATGCGGCCCAGGCCGAGGCTGGCGGCAAGACCTTCGCTAACCCGCGCAACGCCGCCGCCGGCAGCCTGCGCCAGCTGGATTCGAAGATCACCGCCAGCCGCCCGCTGGAATTCTGCTGCTATGGCGTCGGCCAGGTGTCCGAGCCGTTTGGCGACAGCCATATCGGTATCCTCGAGAAACTCAAGACCTGGGGGCTGCCGATCAGTCGCGAGCTCAGGCACGCTGCCGGTATCGAAGAGTGCCTGGCCTATTACCGGGACATCGGTGCGCGCCGCAACAGCCTGCCCTACGAGATCGATGGGGTGGTGTTCAAGGTCAATGCCCTGGCCTCCCAGCGTGAGCTGGGTTTCCGTGCCCGTGAGCCGCGCTGGGCGATCGCCCACAAGTTCCCGGCCATGGAAGAGCTCACCGAGGTGCTCGATGTCGAGTTCCAGGTCGGGCGTACCGGCGCGGTGACTCCGGTCGCCCGCCTCAAGCCGGTGAAGGTGGCCGGTGTGACCGTCTCCAACGCCACGCTGCACAACATGGACGAGATCGCGCGTCTGGGCCTGCGCATTGGTGACACGGTGATCATCCGCCGTGCCGGCGACGTGATCCCGCAGGTCATGCAGGTGGTGCTCGAGCGCCGCCCCGAAGGTGCTCGTGCGGTGCAGGTGCCGAGCCAATGCCCGGTATGCGGCTCGCAGGTCGAGCGTACGCAGCTGGTCAAGCGCAGCAAGGGCAAGGAAACCACCAGCGAAGGCGCGGTGTACCGCTGCGTGGGGCGCCTGAGCTGCGCCGCCCAGCTCAAGCAGGCGATCATCCATTATGTATCGCGCCGGGCCATGGACATCGATGGCCTGGGCGAAAAGAGCGTAGAGCAACTGGTCGATGAAAACCTGATCCGCTCGCCGGCCGACCTCTACAAGCTGGAGTTCGAGCAAGTGGTCGCCCTTGAAGGCTTTGCCGAGGTCTCCAGCCGCAAGCTGCTCGAAGCCATCGAGGCCAGCAAGCGCCCGAGCCTGGCACGTTTCATCTACGCCCTGGGCATCCCCGATGTTGGTGAGGAGACCGCCAAGGTTCTGGCCCGCTCCCTGGGCAGCCTGGCGCGGGTGCAGGTGGCGCTGCCGCAGGTGTTGACCTACCTGCCGGACATCGGCCTGGAAGTTGCCTACGAGATCCATAACTTCTTCGAGGACGAGCACAACCGGGCGGTGATCAAGCAGCTGCTGGACAGCGGCATGCAGCTGCAGGATGAAGGTGAACTGGGCGCCGAGTTCGCAGCCAGCACCACCCTCGCCGGGATGCTCGCCAAGCTCGATATCCCGTCGGTCGGCCCGACCGGCGCCGAGAAGCTGGTAGACAAGCTGTGTACCCTGGACAAGATCATCGCCGCCGATGGCATCGACTTGCGCCAGGCCCTGAATACCAAGGCCGCCGACGGCGTGCGCGAGTTCTTCAAGGTCGAGGCCAACCAGCAGTTGGCCCGCGCCATCCAAGCCCAGTTGCTGGAGTTCGGCATGCACTGGTCGTGCGAGAAGAAATCCGCCGAGGGTTTGCCGCTGGCCGGCCAGACCTGGGTGCTGACCGGTACCCTGGAGCGCATGAGCCGCGATATCGCCAAGGACAAGCTGGAAAGCCTGGGGGCCAAGGTGGCGGGCTCCGTGTCCGGCAAGACCCATTGCGTGGTGGCCGGGCCCGGCGCGGGCTCCAAGCTTGCCAAGGCCAGCGAGCTGGGCGTTGCGGTGATGGACGAGGAAGCGTTCGTGGGCTTCCTGGCGGAGCGCGGTATCAGCGTCTGA
- a CDS encoding aspartyl/asparaginyl beta-hydroxylase domain-containing protein — MNGILNTRMPSEAAQLAFTFDAERLKGELAALRQHQWSLQRPYGSDIGTVTEADWRCLSMRSPGGDPARTDPGGPGTLEFADTPWLERAPYVREVLSNIPAPLRSVRFMALGPGAKGVEHSDTKYGPQWGVARLHIPLTTNPGAILVLDGKRHWWQPGEFWFGDFSRMHWVENSGEDVRIHLVIDVLFVPELAAIFPEQWRDYFARGDALYARSEQPLAADQLKSFSGRFRVPASFLDWEEEDGQFLQPQPQVDVRTYVEDGELYLEDQGQTCFRLIHLGGNEFRFAGWSEERSLAWSEDRQSIHLRTHYGVKRLERVVVFSPQPQAANLEPSAK; from the coding sequence ATGAATGGAATCCTCAACACCCGGATGCCCAGCGAGGCCGCGCAGCTGGCCTTTACCTTCGACGCCGAGCGCCTGAAAGGCGAGCTGGCGGCGTTGCGCCAGCATCAGTGGAGCCTGCAGCGACCCTATGGCAGCGATATCGGCACGGTAACCGAAGCCGACTGGCGGTGTCTGTCGATGCGCAGCCCGGGCGGCGATCCTGCCCGTACCGATCCGGGCGGCCCAGGCACCCTGGAGTTCGCCGATACTCCCTGGCTGGAGCGGGCGCCCTATGTGCGCGAAGTGCTGTCCAACATCCCGGCGCCGCTACGTTCAGTACGCTTCATGGCCTTGGGGCCTGGGGCCAAGGGGGTTGAACACAGCGATACCAAGTATGGGCCACAGTGGGGGGTGGCCCGTCTGCACATCCCACTGACCACCAATCCAGGCGCGATTCTGGTGCTGGATGGCAAACGCCACTGGTGGCAGCCGGGAGAGTTCTGGTTCGGTGACTTCAGCCGCATGCACTGGGTGGAGAACAGTGGCGAGGATGTGCGTATACACCTGGTGATCGATGTGCTGTTCGTACCCGAGTTGGCGGCGATCTTCCCCGAACAGTGGCGTGACTACTTCGCCCGCGGTGATGCCTTGTATGCCCGCAGCGAACAGCCCCTGGCAGCCGACCAGTTGAAGTCGTTCAGTGGCCGCTTCCGTGTGCCGGCCTCGTTCCTTGATTGGGAGGAGGAGGATGGGCAATTCCTGCAGCCGCAGCCACAGGTCGATGTCCGCACCTACGTGGAGGATGGCGAATTGTATCTGGAGGACCAGGGGCAGACCTGTTTCCGTCTCATCCACCTGGGTGGCAACGAGTTTCGCTTTGCCGGCTGGAGCGAGGAGCGCTCCCTGGCCTGGTCCGAGGATCGCCAGTCGATTCACCTGCGTACCCACTATGGTGTCAAACGCCTGGAGCGGGTCGTGGTGTTTTCGCCACAGCCCCAAGCGGCCAATCTGGAGCCCAGTGCAAAATGA
- a CDS encoding GNAT family N-acetyltransferase, protein MIDQYFVDVGWSRGVATPPAESLSDLPAAFAMATGAVEPRVWDNQLAQAHFYSSAGWLNFCRQDVQGLTGAVHVGSSQAPLAAVAVTAVTAETNPFYRWADILGSRNLPSPASSGLMLGARRGYQTHLLGQPGSSAEQRARLLLPQVRGLAADLAHGPLAVAGQGSPACIALQLGAGDVQALRASGVRSPAVLTQLDAWIEVPEGGWEGYLDSLESKARITSVRRERRQFEASGLTIVERSLKDTSEIVGRLLAQTENRYGNPVPAELLAGEFATQARLMDAQATVLLCQDEQGHVAGFSLLYHLGDTLYLRAAGFDYERLRGAYEYFNLVYYKPLEIAARLNARWMHAGIEAAEAKAARGAQLRGLWLLDLSEDSLLEGCPNQVAEANRQFLADHATPSKTILRALAPDVQACL, encoded by the coding sequence ATGATCGATCAATACTTCGTCGATGTGGGCTGGTCACGCGGCGTTGCGACGCCGCCCGCAGAGTCGCTATCCGACTTGCCGGCAGCCTTTGCCATGGCCACCGGGGCGGTCGAGCCCCGGGTCTGGGATAACCAGTTGGCGCAGGCGCACTTCTATTCGAGCGCCGGCTGGCTGAACTTCTGCCGCCAGGATGTCCAGGGGCTCACCGGTGCGGTGCATGTCGGCAGCAGCCAGGCGCCACTGGCTGCGGTGGCGGTCACTGCGGTCACTGCCGAAACCAATCCGTTCTATCGCTGGGCCGACATCCTCGGATCGCGCAACCTGCCTTCGCCTGCCAGCAGTGGTCTGATGCTTGGCGCCCGGCGCGGTTACCAGACACACCTGCTTGGGCAGCCGGGTTCCAGCGCCGAGCAGCGGGCACGCCTGCTGCTGCCTCAGGTTCGCGGGTTGGCCGCCGATCTGGCGCATGGCCCACTGGCGGTTGCGGGGCAGGGGAGTCCTGCTTGCATCGCCCTGCAACTGGGAGCAGGTGACGTCCAGGCGCTGCGCGCCAGTGGCGTACGCAGCCCCGCCGTCCTGACCCAGCTCGATGCTTGGATCGAGGTGCCGGAAGGCGGCTGGGAGGGCTATCTGGATAGCCTCGAGTCGAAGGCGCGCATCACTAGCGTGCGCCGGGAGCGCCGACAGTTCGAGGCCAGCGGCTTGACCATCGTCGAGCGCAGTCTGAAGGACACCAGCGAGATCGTCGGGCGTCTGCTGGCACAGACCGAGAACCGCTATGGCAACCCGGTACCGGCCGAGCTGCTGGCCGGTGAGTTCGCCACCCAGGCGCGGCTGATGGATGCGCAGGCTACCGTGCTGTTGTGCCAGGACGAGCAGGGCCACGTTGCCGGATTCTCGTTGCTCTACCATCTGGGCGACACCCTCTACCTGCGTGCGGCAGGTTTCGACTATGAGCGCCTGCGTGGGGCCTATGAATACTTCAATCTTGTCTATTACAAGCCGCTGGAAATTGCCGCCCGGCTCAATGCGCGCTGGATGCACGCCGGTATAGAGGCCGCGGAGGCCAAGGCGGCCCGTGGTGCCCAGTTGCGTGGGCTGTGGTTGCTGGACCTGAGTGAGG
- the sbnB gene encoding 2,3-diaminopropionate biosynthesis protein SbnB: MPSFYIIDGQVARDVIEASHAQVVERVKQTYLLHERGDTLNPDSYFLRFPEKPEARIIALPAYLGGESGIAGIKWIASFPGNIDHNLPRASAVLLLNDYETGYPFSCLEASTISAARTAASAVLGAEHLNGSRKVASIAIVGAGVIARTIADFFVSQQWQVGEFIIHDHSPTYAQALVDHLHGKDQRARSVTNQDEALAAPLLVFATTAGTPHVHDVSALHPGQVVLNISLRDLSADIIEASHNIVDDVEHCLKSNTSPHLAEQKLGHRRFINGTLAQLIEGKVVLDDSRPKIFSPFGLGILDLAVGLHVHEQALASSRGLAIDNFFAGAQRW, from the coding sequence ATGCCTTCGTTCTACATCATTGATGGCCAGGTCGCTCGCGACGTCATCGAGGCCTCCCATGCCCAGGTCGTCGAGCGCGTGAAGCAGACCTACCTGCTCCACGAGCGTGGTGACACCCTCAACCCGGATAGCTACTTCCTGCGTTTTCCGGAAAAACCCGAGGCTCGCATCATCGCTCTGCCGGCCTACCTGGGCGGTGAGAGCGGGATCGCCGGCATCAAGTGGATCGCCAGCTTCCCCGGCAACATCGACCACAACCTGCCGCGTGCCTCGGCGGTGCTGCTGCTCAACGACTACGAGACCGGTTATCCGTTTTCCTGTCTGGAGGCATCGACGATCAGCGCGGCGCGCACCGCGGCTTCGGCTGTGCTCGGTGCCGAACACCTGAACGGTTCGCGCAAGGTTGCGAGTATCGCCATCGTCGGTGCAGGGGTGATTGCCCGCACCATCGCCGATTTCTTCGTCTCCCAGCAGTGGCAGGTGGGTGAGTTCATCATCCATGACCATTCGCCCACCTACGCGCAAGCCCTGGTCGACCACTTGCACGGCAAGGACCAGCGCGCACGCAGCGTCACTAACCAGGATGAGGCGCTGGCCGCGCCGCTACTGGTGTTCGCCACTACCGCAGGTACCCCTCATGTGCATGACGTGAGTGCGTTGCACCCAGGTCAGGTTGTGCTGAACATTTCGCTGCGTGATCTGTCGGCCGACATCATCGAGGCTTCGCACAACATCGTAGATGACGTTGAGCATTGCCTTAAATCCAACACCTCGCCGCACCTGGCCGAGCAGAAGCTCGGGCACCGTCGCTTCATCAACGGCACCTTGGCCCAGCTAATCGAGGGCAAGGTTGTCCTGGACGATAGCCGACCGAAAATCTTCTCACCGTTCGGTCTGGGCATCCTCGACCTGGCGGTGGGCTTGCACGTGCATGAGCAGGCCCTGGCCTCGAGCCGTGGCCTTGCCATCGACAACTTCTTCGCCGGCGCCCAGCGCTGGTAA